DNA sequence from the Sulfurimonas sp. HSL3-1 genome:
ATCTTGATGGTCATCGCTCCGAACATTGTCTATGAAGAGCTGATCAATCTCCCCCAGGGTTCGGCACAGCAGCAGATGCAGAAAAAACCCCCGGTACACATTGTCATTACGAAAGAGGGCGTCATTCTCGTCAACAAAGAGAAATTCGACCGTCTCGGGTTCATCGACAACTTCTACCGTTTTGCCGAACAGAATCTCGATGCCAAGTCAACGGTGACGATCAGTGCCGACCGTTCACTGGATTACGGAATGGTGATGTCGGTTCTGGCGGCGGTAAAACAGGCAGGTTTCAGTGAAGTCTCTCTCGCTACCAACGGTTGACGACCCCAGGGACTTCTATCTGGGCGGGCTCTATGCCGTTGTCCTTTTTGTCCTGATCATCCTGCTTTTTTTCCAGCTCCTTCGGGGACTGGACAAAATGCACAGTTACGCTATGACGAAAAGTTCTGCGGTCTCTGTTTCCCTGGTGGATGTCCCGCTGGTGACTTCAAAACAGAACAATACCCCCAAACCTGTACCCAAACAAGAAGCGGCGCCGGAACCCACCCCCGAGCCTGAAGAGAGCCCCACGCCTGTTGAGGATATCTCCTCGCTCTTTTCGGATATCCAGACGCAGAAGATCGTGCATACCAAGCGGCTGGACGAGCAGAAAAAGATCGATACAAAGCGGCTTGCCAACCTCCAAAAGCGCATTAAAACAACGAAGAAGCGCGACACGACTGCAACGGCTGAGAAGGTCAAGAATCTGAACCTCGTACGCCCCTCGCAGGAAGCCGGCGGGCAGAGCGCGTCGGGCGGCGCGGAAGTCAATGCGTATTACGCTAAAATACAGGCCACTATCTATGAGAACTTCTTCCCGCCGGTCAATTCCGAAGGCTCGGTTTCACTGATCCGCATCTGGATTTCGGCCAGCGGCAAGATGACGCGTTTTAAAGTGCTGCGCCCTTCCGGCGAGGCATTTTTCGACCGGGAGGTCACGCAGCTGGAGCAGCGCCTCCTGCGCGTCAGGTTCGAGAGAAACCCAAAAGGAAATGAGGCCGTGCTGGATGTCAGCCTGGTCTCCAAGGAGTAACGATGCGTTTTTTCATTGCCATGATGATGAGTGTGACGTTGATGTTCGCCGCCGATGCGACCATTGAAGTAGTAAAAGAAGCCGACAGTCTTCCTTCCATTGCCGTGGAGGATGCCTCCGTCGATTTCACCGGTACGCCGGCCAAACGTTTTTTCAGACTGCTTTCGAGCGATCTGAACGTCTTGACGCTCTTCAATGTC
Encoded proteins:
- a CDS encoding ExbD/TolR family protein: MLVLLAILMVIAPNIVYEELINLPQGSAQQQMQKKPPVHIVITKEGVILVNKEKFDRLGFIDNFYRFAEQNLDAKSTVTISADRSLDYGMVMSVLAAVKQAGFSEVSLATNG
- a CDS encoding TonB C-terminal domain-containing protein, with translation MKSLSLPTVDDPRDFYLGGLYAVVLFVLIILLFFQLLRGLDKMHSYAMTKSSAVSVSLVDVPLVTSKQNNTPKPVPKQEAAPEPTPEPEESPTPVEDISSLFSDIQTQKIVHTKRLDEQKKIDTKRLANLQKRIKTTKKRDTTATAEKVKNLNLVRPSQEAGGQSASGGAEVNAYYAKIQATIYENFFPPVNSEGSVSLIRIWISASGKMTRFKVLRPSGEAFFDREVTQLEQRLLRVRFERNPKGNEAVLDVSLVSKE